A stretch of the Ictidomys tridecemlineatus isolate mIctTri1 chromosome 5, mIctTri1.hap1, whole genome shotgun sequence genome encodes the following:
- the Afg2b gene encoding ATPase family gene 2 protein homolog B isoform X2, whose protein sequence is MVPDSGPFPEGPLLKLLPVDARDRGTQRCRLGPAAFRTLGARVGSAVRILLPEGGSCLCTAWPRRDGADGFVQLDLQCASPGAAVGERGSPGTLSLSRLSLVPCPPLRRLSVWPVLRMPAGAPSAPSPAAVLEAAQELLRNRPVSQGHVVAAPPGDPSPVTALHIIGGTPNPDPAGLVTPRTCIALCREPPSAAAPQPGVSLGGLSEATDSLRELLRLPLRYPSTLAALGLAVPRGVLLVGPPGVGKTQLVRTVAREAGAELLAVSAPALQGSRPGETEENVRRVFQRARELASRGPSLLFLDEVDALCPRRGGAHRTPESRVVAQVLTLLDGVCGDREVVVVGATNRPDALDPALRRPGRFDREVIIGTPTLKQRREILQVITSKMPISSHANLGLLAEMTVGYVGADLTALCREAAMHALLHSEKNQDNPLIDETDFLEAFKKIQPSSFRSVIGLMDIKPIDWEQIGGLEDVKRKLKQSIEWPLKFPQDFIRMGLTQPKGLLLYGPPGCAKTTLVRALATSCHCSFVSVSGADLFSPFVGDSEKVLSQVFRQARANTPAIVFLDEIDSILGSRSVSKTGCDVQERVLSVLLNELDGVGLKTIERRGSKSNLQGKYQELKKMKSLEFQEVFNQNVMIVAATNRPDVLDDALLRPGRLDKIIYIPPPDQKGRLSILKVYTKTMPIGPDVSLENLAAETSFFSGADLRNLCKEAALLALQENGLEATSVNQEHFLQSLKTVKPSLNQKDLTSYENLFKKEGFSNWEDI, encoded by the exons ATGGTCCCGGACTCAGGTCCCTTCCCTGAAGGGCCCCTCTTAAAGCTGCTACCTGTAGATGCTAGGGACCGGGGCACCCAGCGCTGTCGCCTGGGTCCTGCCGCCTTCCGCACCTTGGGTGCGCGTGTGGGCTCGGCAGTGAGGATCTTGCTGCCCGAAGGTGGCTCCTGCCTCTGCACTGCCTGGCCGCGGCGGGATGGAGCTGATGGTTTTGTGCAGCTGGACCTGCAGTGCGCAAGTCCCGGGGCGGCGGTGGGGGAGCGGGGTTCCCCGGGGACTCTCAGCCTGAGCCGCCTCAGCCTGGTACCCTGCCCGCCCCTGCGGCGCCTCTCTGTGTGGCCAGTGTTGCGAATGCCCGCAGGCGCGCCGAGTGCCCCGAGTCCAGCCGCGGTGCTGGAGGCAGCGCAGGAGCTGCTGAGGAACCGACCGGTCTCCCAGGGCCACGTGGTGGCCGCTCCGCCGGGAGACCCAAGCCCTGTGACCGCCCTGCACATCATCGGCGGGACACCCAACCCGGATCCAGCGGGGCTTGTCACCCCTCGAACCTGCATCGCTCTCTGCCGGGAGCCTCCGTCAGCGGCGGCGCCACAGCCCGGGGTGTCCCTAGGGGGCCTTTCGGAGGCGACCGACTCGCTGCGGGAGCTCCTCCGCCTGCCGCTCCGCTACCCCAGCACCCTGGCCGCGCTGGGGCTGGCTGTGCCCCGTGGGGTGCTCCTGGTGGGTCCTCCTGGAGTGGGCAAGACCCAGCTGGTGCGGACGGTGGCCCGGGAAGCGGGCGCAGAGCTGCTGGCGGTGAGTGCTCCGGCGCTGCAGGGCTCCCGGCCTGGGGAGACGGAGGAGAACGTGCGGCGGGTCTTTCAGCGCGCCCGGGAGCTGGCCAGCCGAGGGCCTAGCCTGCTTTTCCTGGACGAGGTGGACGCCCTGTGTCCGCGGAGGGGCGGCGCACACCGGACCCCCGAGAGCCGCGTGGTGGCCCAGGTGTTGACGCTCCTGGACGGCGTCTGCGGGGACCGCGAGGTGGTTGTGGTGGGAGCCACCAATAGGCCAGACGCGCTAGACCCAGCACTTCGCAGACCCGGGAGATTTGACCGAGAG GTTATCATTGGGACTCCCACACTTAAACAAAGAAGGGAAATTCTACAGGTTATTACCTCAAAGATGCCCATCTCCAGTCATGCCAATTTGGGTCTCCTTGCAGAAATGACAGTTGGCTATGTTGGTGCCGACCTGACAGCACTCTGTAGGGAGGCGGCCATGCACGCTCTCCTTCACAGTGAGAAG AACCAAGACAATCCTTTGATTGATGAAACAGACTTCCTTGAAGCTTTTAAGAAGATTCAGCCTTCATCATTTCGAAGTGTTATTGGATTGATGGACATCAAGCCTATTGATTGGGAGCAGATTGGTGGCCTTGAAGATGTAAAACGGAAGTTAAAACAG AGCATTGAGTGGCCTCTGAAATTCCCTCAGGACTTTATTAGGATGGGCCTGACACAACCAAAGGGCCTTCTCCTCTATGGGCCCCCTGGATGTGCTAAAACCACCCTGGTGAGGGCCCTGGCCACAAGCTGTCACTGCTCTTTTGTTTCAGTGAGTGGAGCTGATCTCTTTTCACCTTTTGTTGGAGATTCAGAAAAGGTTTTGTCTCAG GTATTTCGACAAGCAAGAGCAAATACTCCAGCAATCGTGTTTTTGGATGAAATTGACTCAATCTTGGGGTCTCGCTCAGTTAGCAAAACAGGATGTGATGTTCAAGAGCGAGTTCTTTCCGTTCTCCTGAATGAGTTAGATGGTGTGGGACTTAAGACAATAGAAAGAAGAGGAAGTAAATCAAATCTACAGGGTAAATACCAGGAgctgaaaaaaatgaagag CTTAG AGTTTCAAGAAGTTTTTAATCAAAATGTCATGATTGTTGCTGCAACAAATAGACCTGATGTGTTAGATGATGCCTTATTAAGACCTGGAAGATTGGATAAGATCATCTATATTCCCCCTCCAGATCAGAAG gGCAGGctttcaattttaaaagtctataCAAAAACCATGCCAATAGGACCCGATGTTTCCTTAGAAAACCTAGCAGCAGAAACCAGTTTTTTCTCTGGAGCTGATCTTAGAAACCTCTGCAAAGAA GCTGCTTTGCTGGCTCTACAAGAAAATGGACTGGAAGCAACCTCTGTGAATCAAGAACACTTTCTACAATCACTTAAGACTGTAAAACCATCCTTAAATCAGAAGGACTTGACTTCATatgaaaacttatttaaaaaagaaggattTTCGAACtgggaagatatttaa
- the Afg2b gene encoding ATPase family gene 2 protein homolog B isoform X1 has translation MVPDSGPFPEGPLLKLLPVDARDRGTQRCRLGPAAFRTLGARVGSAVRILLPEGGSCLCTAWPRRDGADGFVQLDLQCASPGAAVGERGSPGTLSLSRLSLVPCPPLRRLSVWPVLRMPAGAPSAPSPAAVLEAAQELLRNRPVSQGHVVAAPPGDPSPVTALHIIGGTPNPDPAGLVTPRTCIALCREPPSAAAPQPGVSLGGLSEATDSLRELLRLPLRYPSTLAALGLAVPRGVLLVGPPGVGKTQLVRTVAREAGAELLAVSAPALQGSRPGETEENVRRVFQRARELASRGPSLLFLDEVDALCPRRGGAHRTPESRVVAQVLTLLDGVCGDREVVVVGATNRPDALDPALRRPGRFDREVIIGTPTLKQRREILQVITSKMPISSHANLGLLAEMTVGYVGADLTALCREAAMHALLHSEKNQDNPLIDETDFLEAFKKIQPSSFRSVIGLMDIKPIDWEQIGGLEDVKRKLKQSIEWPLKFPQDFIRMGLTQPKGLLLYGPPGCAKTTLVRALATSCHCSFVSVSGADLFSPFVGDSEKVLSQVFRQARANTPAIVFLDEIDSILGSRSVSKTGCDVQERVLSVLLNELDGVGLKTIERRGSKSNLQEFQEVFNQNVMIVAATNRPDVLDDALLRPGRLDKIIYIPPPDQKGRLSILKVYTKTMPIGPDVSLENLAAETSFFSGADLRNLCKEAALLALQENGLEATSVNQEHFLQSLKTVKPSLNQKDLTSYENLFKKEGFSNWEDI, from the exons ATGGTCCCGGACTCAGGTCCCTTCCCTGAAGGGCCCCTCTTAAAGCTGCTACCTGTAGATGCTAGGGACCGGGGCACCCAGCGCTGTCGCCTGGGTCCTGCCGCCTTCCGCACCTTGGGTGCGCGTGTGGGCTCGGCAGTGAGGATCTTGCTGCCCGAAGGTGGCTCCTGCCTCTGCACTGCCTGGCCGCGGCGGGATGGAGCTGATGGTTTTGTGCAGCTGGACCTGCAGTGCGCAAGTCCCGGGGCGGCGGTGGGGGAGCGGGGTTCCCCGGGGACTCTCAGCCTGAGCCGCCTCAGCCTGGTACCCTGCCCGCCCCTGCGGCGCCTCTCTGTGTGGCCAGTGTTGCGAATGCCCGCAGGCGCGCCGAGTGCCCCGAGTCCAGCCGCGGTGCTGGAGGCAGCGCAGGAGCTGCTGAGGAACCGACCGGTCTCCCAGGGCCACGTGGTGGCCGCTCCGCCGGGAGACCCAAGCCCTGTGACCGCCCTGCACATCATCGGCGGGACACCCAACCCGGATCCAGCGGGGCTTGTCACCCCTCGAACCTGCATCGCTCTCTGCCGGGAGCCTCCGTCAGCGGCGGCGCCACAGCCCGGGGTGTCCCTAGGGGGCCTTTCGGAGGCGACCGACTCGCTGCGGGAGCTCCTCCGCCTGCCGCTCCGCTACCCCAGCACCCTGGCCGCGCTGGGGCTGGCTGTGCCCCGTGGGGTGCTCCTGGTGGGTCCTCCTGGAGTGGGCAAGACCCAGCTGGTGCGGACGGTGGCCCGGGAAGCGGGCGCAGAGCTGCTGGCGGTGAGTGCTCCGGCGCTGCAGGGCTCCCGGCCTGGGGAGACGGAGGAGAACGTGCGGCGGGTCTTTCAGCGCGCCCGGGAGCTGGCCAGCCGAGGGCCTAGCCTGCTTTTCCTGGACGAGGTGGACGCCCTGTGTCCGCGGAGGGGCGGCGCACACCGGACCCCCGAGAGCCGCGTGGTGGCCCAGGTGTTGACGCTCCTGGACGGCGTCTGCGGGGACCGCGAGGTGGTTGTGGTGGGAGCCACCAATAGGCCAGACGCGCTAGACCCAGCACTTCGCAGACCCGGGAGATTTGACCGAGAG GTTATCATTGGGACTCCCACACTTAAACAAAGAAGGGAAATTCTACAGGTTATTACCTCAAAGATGCCCATCTCCAGTCATGCCAATTTGGGTCTCCTTGCAGAAATGACAGTTGGCTATGTTGGTGCCGACCTGACAGCACTCTGTAGGGAGGCGGCCATGCACGCTCTCCTTCACAGTGAGAAG AACCAAGACAATCCTTTGATTGATGAAACAGACTTCCTTGAAGCTTTTAAGAAGATTCAGCCTTCATCATTTCGAAGTGTTATTGGATTGATGGACATCAAGCCTATTGATTGGGAGCAGATTGGTGGCCTTGAAGATGTAAAACGGAAGTTAAAACAG AGCATTGAGTGGCCTCTGAAATTCCCTCAGGACTTTATTAGGATGGGCCTGACACAACCAAAGGGCCTTCTCCTCTATGGGCCCCCTGGATGTGCTAAAACCACCCTGGTGAGGGCCCTGGCCACAAGCTGTCACTGCTCTTTTGTTTCAGTGAGTGGAGCTGATCTCTTTTCACCTTTTGTTGGAGATTCAGAAAAGGTTTTGTCTCAG GTATTTCGACAAGCAAGAGCAAATACTCCAGCAATCGTGTTTTTGGATGAAATTGACTCAATCTTGGGGTCTCGCTCAGTTAGCAAAACAGGATGTGATGTTCAAGAGCGAGTTCTTTCCGTTCTCCTGAATGAGTTAGATGGTGTGGGACTTAAGACAATAGAAAGAAGAGGAAGTAAATCAAATCTACAGG AGTTTCAAGAAGTTTTTAATCAAAATGTCATGATTGTTGCTGCAACAAATAGACCTGATGTGTTAGATGATGCCTTATTAAGACCTGGAAGATTGGATAAGATCATCTATATTCCCCCTCCAGATCAGAAG gGCAGGctttcaattttaaaagtctataCAAAAACCATGCCAATAGGACCCGATGTTTCCTTAGAAAACCTAGCAGCAGAAACCAGTTTTTTCTCTGGAGCTGATCTTAGAAACCTCTGCAAAGAA GCTGCTTTGCTGGCTCTACAAGAAAATGGACTGGAAGCAACCTCTGTGAATCAAGAACACTTTCTACAATCACTTAAGACTGTAAAACCATCCTTAAATCAGAAGGACTTGACTTCATatgaaaacttatttaaaaaagaaggattTTCGAACtgggaagatatttaa